The Meriones unguiculatus strain TT.TT164.6M chromosome 19, Bangor_MerUng_6.1, whole genome shotgun sequence genomic interval acaacaccatgaccaaaaacaatctggggaagaaagggtttattttatcttactacTAGAGAAAGCTgatcatccagggaagtcagggcaggaactcaaggaggGAACCTGGACAGAGGAACTGAAGctcaggccatggaggaacactgttaCTGGCCTGATCCCTTGACCCAGTCTGGCTTGGCCTTCTTAGTCAaccatcaaagaagaaaatgcagcacaGGCTTGCCAACACGCCGACCCGGTGGGGggattttctcagctgaggttcctgaCTCCCAAATAACACTCCAGCTCCAGTCAGGTTGATATTACACTAGGCAGCACACCTGGGCATGTGGACCCTTGCTCCAGAAGAGACATAGCAGAGAAAAACAGTACGAAGTCTTCCTCCacggtctctgctttagttccatCTCCAGGTTGCTGCTTTATTTTCCCTCTAGGATGGGCTGTGAtgtggaactaactctgtagaccagataaataaatactttctcaATAAATAGTTTttctcagtgttttatcacagtaacagagatACAGTGTGTTAAATCTAAAgatgaatgtttaaaaaaaaaaactgactgaaACCTTCTATATAGTCCCTAATTTGAAAACATAactccatttagcaaaataaacaTTTAGGGAAAAGCTGTAATTTGTTAGTAACTCAAAAGTGATTTGTCTAGGGCTTAAACATAGACTGGGATAAAGGATCTAGGAAGCACCTAGACAACTCACAGAAAGTTATTTATTTGGTGTTGTCTTGAACACTATTTCTGGAGAGTTGTAAACAAAGGTCTATTGCCAGAGACAGAAAACCAAGGGTAGACCAAAGCATAGACAACACCAAAGTACAACTTGGTAAACCAGTAAGTGTTTTTGTATGCTATGTATTCAAAAGCTGGATCTACCCAAAGACACGGGTGCAGTTACCCAAAGACACGGGTGCAGTCCAGACTTCGgcattgtcattattatgaagcatctcctgtctcagtaTGTCCTAAACCATGTTTTCCATCATGTTTTGATTGGTTAAACAAAGAGCTGAATGGCCAATAGCTGGTCTTGACaattaagacaggatttctggcactcagggacagagagagggtcACAGGTGGGGACTGGGGTATTGCCATCAGAACAGGGATGAAGGAGGTGCCAGAGTGAAACTAAGATGGCGGGCAATGGGCCTAATGGCTCAGAAGTAGGCCAGACCCAATGGCTGGGGTGAATAGCTAGGTATCTGCCTAGCTATACTGtctgaagcttttaataaatataaatgtctCCATGTCGCTAATAAGAGCAAGGGCAGGCCTAGAAAAACCTTGAACTTTACAAATAAGTTTTACTTTGGTTACTTAATATGTGTATTAATGGGTGAAGAGTTACAGTACACAGATGACTCAAAGAAAACTACATCACTAAAGCTTACTTTAGCAGGAacgacagctcacaaaagctgaaGATCTGTAATATACTGCACATCTGGTAAACAGCTCAACAGGTTGAAGGGTGTCTTGTCCAGGTAGTGTCTTGTCCAAGGGTGTCAGCCTAGTTGGTCTGACCTGTTCCTAGCAACTTGGCTGGTCTCTGCAATCTTTCAAGCAACCAGACTTGTCTGAGAGCATCTTTCAGTAatctgtttatatatacatatggaggGACAGGGACTAGTGAGTAAGTCAGTTTTGGGGACTTTCTGAAGCTCTAAAGTTGTTTACATTGGAAGAATGAGCCTCCCTGAAGGATGGAATGTTTCGCAGGGCTCCCCTAAAAACATACTGTTCTTTTACATCCCTTTTAACATCTGGTGTTTAAGGAGCCTCCTTCCACGGAGGTTTTAATCTTAGAGGAAGTAGCCACAGAACAGGTGTAAACAGTGAAAAGGAAGGGGCATCTGAAGCTACTTTCAGGATCGAATTTGTTTTGAAACTGACTATGCAGTACTGTCCATAGTGAACATTTATCTAGGAAGGAAATGATCATGCAATTATAGGTCTGAGGTTGCTCAGAGATTCATCATGACAAGAATAAATTTAGTAAAAAGAGGCTTTAATAATACTGGCCAGGATGAACCAGAGAACTCTCTGGATTATGCCTTGGCTACTGTTAGTCCAATTATTTGAAAGGAGAAATTTACAAAATTATAATTTTGGGGAGCCAGGTTAACTCATCCTGACTGGGTACAAACAAAACATTGTTTCCTAACTGGTATCCAGCAGGTACCTCAGCCATGCCATGAAGCTAACATTTCCTACAAACAAGAACTTAGCAGTTATCCTGGTAATATTGTAacccattattttttaagaatagtgaagtaataaaatattttccagcAATTAGTAGTTTTAAGAATAATACAACTGCACTGAGAAGTTGTCCATTTTGGGCAAGTTAGCTGGCAGGGTACATACAAGATAGGAGCAACTTACTCATGGCTTACAAGTTTAAAacaatcttattttatttttattaattatcgtttattcactttgtatcccccctgtagccccctctcttctcccctcccaatcccaccctccctcctccttctctacccatgtccctccccaagtccactaatgggggaggacctcctcccctttcttctgatcctattctattaggtctcatcaggaccagctgcattgtcttcctctgtggcctggtaaggctgctccccactcaagaggaagtgatcaaagagcaggccaatcagttcatatcagaggcagtcactcttccgattactatggaaccccgcttgcacactgaactgtcatgggctacgtctgtgcaggggttctaggttttctccatcaatggtccttggctggagtatcagtctcagaaaagaccactgtgcccagattttttggctctgttgctctctttgaggagctcctgtcctgtccaggtcttattattttccataagattccctgcattctgcccaaaggttggccataagtctcagcatctgctttgataccctgcaggttagagcctttcaaaggcactctgaggcaggctcctgtcctgttcccagttttccccttcttctgatgtccatcttcttagcctttctgaatggggattgaacatcttagccagattcccccttcttgattagtttctttaggtgcacagattttagtaggtttatcctatattatatgtctaatatccacttttgagtgagtatatatcctgtgtgtctttctgcttctcaggatgatcttttccagatcccacaatttgcctacaaatttcatgatttccttgttttttgcttttttttttgttttgtttttttatcactgagtaatattccattgtgtagatacaccacaatttctgtatccatttctcaactgaggggcacctgggttgtttccagcttctggctattataaataaagctgctataaacatggttgagaaaatgttcttattgtgtacttgagcatcttttggatacatgcttaggagtggtgtagctggatcttgaggaagcactattcctagttgtctgagaaagcgccagattgatttccacagtggttgtacaagtttacattcccaccagcagtggagaagggttcccctttctccacaacctctccagcatgtgttgtcacttgagtttttcatcttagccattctgatgaaatgtaaggtgaaatctcagggtcattttgatttgcattccctgatggctaatgaggttgagcatttctttaagtgtttctctgccattcaatattcctctatcaagatcctctgtttagctctgtactccattttttaattggattaactgatttgttgctgtttaacttcttgagttctttatatattctagatagcagtcctctgtcagatacagggttggtgaaaatcctttccaatctgtaggctgtcattttgttctgatgacagtgtcctttgctttacagaagcttctcagtttcatgagatgcagccagtttgtggcctttagagagaaaataacaATATTGTTTTTTAGATGTAATATATCCTGGGAAAAAGAAGtcttttccaaaaagaaaaaacttgCCTCAACTTTACTTGTGTACTTAGGTTCAGTGTGTTGTAAGGAAGGTGTGATAACAGGAAGGAGATAACATCTGTTCAAAGAAATTGTTCAAACTGGGTCACACTAAAACCatgtctgtttgttgtttgttggtttaATTTGTGCTTTAGTCCAAGCTAATTGCTTTTCTTTGTCACTTGTAACTTTCTAGCTTACAGCTACCtgccagcaaaaaaaaaaaaaaagaaaaaaaacatataaggGAATACGGAGTGCTTTGGTAgatgcacatcctctccagagaCAAGAGCTGCCTGGCCATAATAAAGTTTTGAGCATCGTCATCAGCAGGGTCTGGGGATTTTTCTTCTCAGTGTTGACTGACGATCTTATCAGGCTATAATACCAGACTTTCCAGCACAGAAAATTATCCACTAAACACAATTTTCACCATCACAGTATAGATTTTAGAGCTGAGGGACAACAACAAAGATTTATTTGGAGGTGGGTGGTGGggacacactcctttaatcccagccctcaggaagcagaggtattGGAGCTCTGTAActctgaggccaccctggtcctGGTTACatgtctcacaaacaaacaaaacaaataaaaaacaccacacacacacatacacacacacacacacacacacacacacacgacaccttcagggcaggagagatggctcagaggttatgagcactggctactcctccaaaggtcctgagttcatttctcagcaaccacatggtggctcacaaccatctagaatgagatctggtgccctcttctggcctgtaggtgtacatgcaggcagaacactgtatacataataaataaataaatcttaaaaaaatatacaatctaaaaaacaaacaaacaaaaaagatttgttttgaaAGGCAAGTAGATGTATTAGCATGGGGTTTATGTCTACAATATCACCATCATCACCCATGTcattgaaaataagaaaatgaaagagataaAAGCAAAGAATGCAATCAGGTGCCTGCTAGAACAATCATGTCCAGTTTCATGATTCTGAAACTTCCCTTTGAATACACAGACAATCCATGGAGACGGTGTCAGCTTATCTCATCTGTGTTTCTCAACATGCACCTCCCTAGTTCTCACCATGAAGTCAAAAGATGGTTTGGAGTGATCTCATCCACAGAATAATCTTCCTTTTTCTTATTGGACTTGGAATTTCAGGAAACTTCCTTATATTTTCGAGACATGTGCATACATTTATCATGGGTTCTGAGAGAAAACCTATAGACCTTATCTTCACTCATCTGGCCTTTTCAAATGCAATCATTATTTGTACCTCAGGGGTCAGATATGTAGCCACAGAACTTCATATCAAAAACCTTCTAGGTGATGCAGGTTGTAAAACTGTGGTATATCTGGCAAGAGTGGCCCGGGGCCTTTCCATCTGCACCACCTGTCTCCTTAGCATGTTCCAAGCTGCCACCATCAGTCCCAGAACCTCCTTGTGGAGAAAGCTCAAACCACAGGCTGCATGGAAagttcttccctttctcctcctcctttggaTCTTTAATGCTCTCATAAGCTCCAACTTGCTTCATCACATCACAGCAGGCAGCAGCATGAATAGATCTAGAGTTGGGGTGATTGAAGGGTATTGCTACATGCTGCAGTCCAGGTTGACAATTAAGtggcttttcctctctcttaTGGCTCTTCGTGATGTCATCTTTCAGTTTCTGATGGGCTGGAGCAGTTCGTACATTACTCTCTACCTGTATAAACATCACAAGCGTGTCCTCTACCTTTCCAGTTCCAGGTTTACAAATAGTGCCAGCCCAGAAATCCAGGCTACATGGAATGTTCTCATTCTTATGACCTGCTTCCTCTTCTATTACTTGGgagatttcattttctctttctacatTGGCTCAGTGTTGAACTTTGATTCCATAAGAGTAAATGCTAAAATGTTTCTAGAGGTTGGCTATGCTGTTCTCAGCCCCTTTGTTCTGCTAATAAAGGATTTCCACCTGGTGTGCTGCTGGCACAGTTAATGAGGAGTCTAGGAAACAGCTTTCTGTAATACTCCTCCCACTAACTAAAAGTTAGAATTTACTTAAACTTTACACAGAAAAAGATCTTTTTCTGGCACAATTGCTACTGTTTTCTGAGAGTAGAGTGCTGTACAGAATGCTTGGACAAAGTCATGGCAAAATAAAGATCACCAGCAAACAACACTCAAGAAAATATACACAATAATTACAAGTGGAGGTAAATAAAAGTCCATGTTATACACAGTGACTGGGATGTTCCAAAAAGTCTCATTATTGAAATGGATTGTTGTTGAGTAAATTCAGTGATATGATTAATCTCATAAAGAGACAACACATTTATTTCACATTATTTCACTAGAGTCATAAATGTACTTGAAATTTTTCAATAGCCagccattaagaaaacaaaacacttttttgGAAATTCAAATGAGGATTTTCAAATCTTGATATGAAGTAACCACTGTAAAACTTTAGCTAAGGTTATATTCCATCCTAACATATGATATACCTCTAAATATAGAAATAGATTGAGATGTTTACTAtggccttttctttctgttctggaTTATTCTAATCATTGTATTAAACAGGAAAAAGAGTAAGAGAATAATTGGTTCACTATCCAAAATTATCATGACTATGATGGTATGTAAAACAtcaagatgaaaaataaatatatcaagtTCAGATTTGCCTCATGTAAACCAGTCTAAGAACAAGTAcatgagatgagggaaggtgcgtgggattgggagggggttagagctgggatacaaagtgaataaactgtaattaatataaaaaaataaaaatttaattaaaaaagtgagTAAATGTTGACTATAaaaggaatgattttttttttttttttactaaatatttaaaaCCTAGGAGCTAGAGAGACTGCTCAGTGTTTAAAgtcactgcctgctcttccagagg includes:
- the LOC110539548 gene encoding putative vomeronasal receptor-like protein 4, whose amino-acid sequence is MVWSDLIHRIIFLFLIGLGISGNFLIFSRHVHTFIMGSERKPIDLIFTHLAFSNAIIICTSGVRYVATELHIKNLLGDAGCKTVVYLARVARGLSICTTCLLSMFQAATISPRTSLWRKLKPQAAWKVLPFLLLLWIFNALISSNLLHHITAGSSMNRSRVGVIEGYCYMLQSRLTIKWLFLSLMALRDVIFQFLMGWSSSYITLYLYKHHKRVLYLSSSRFTNSASPEIQATWNVLILMTCFLFYYLGDFIFSFYIGSVLNFDSIRVNAKMFLEVGYAVLSPFVLLIKDFHLVCCWHS